The Aquamicrobium sp. DNA segment ACGATGGTGGCCGAGCGCACCCCGGCGAAGCCGACGGCGACCCGCTGGGCATCGGCAAGCGCCGCCTCCATGTCGAGCCCGTCCTCCGGCTTGATCTGGATCGTCGCCTCGCGGGCGATCTGCGTCTGCCACGCCGAGGCGGTGTCGCGCACCAGCGTCACCGCGCCGAGCGTCAGGCACGACAGGAAGGTCATGATGGCGATGACGAGGATCAGCGCGCTGCCGGCGACGTTCTGCGACGGCACGATGGAGGTCATCTCTCGCTGCGGCCGGCCGCCGCGCAAGGCCGGAAGCGCCCGGGCGACCGCCTCGATGAGCTGGCGCGGCTCAGTCATGGATTTCGAGCCTCCCGCCCTCGAGGACCATGCGCCGCGCGTCGACCTGCTCCATCAGGTTGAGATCGTGGGTGGCGATCACCACCGCCGTGCCGAGGCGGTTCAGCTCGATGAACAGGCGCAGCAGCCGGCGCGCCAGCGGCGGGTCGACATTGCCGGTCGGCTCGTCGGCGAGCAGGATGCGCGGCTGCTCGATCAGCGCGCGGGCGATGGCTGCGCGCTGCTTCTCGCCGCCCGACAGCACCGGCGGCAGGACGTGCATGCGCTCGCCGAGCCCGACCCATTTCAGGAGCTCGACCACGTCGGCGCGGTAGGACGCCTCCTCGCGCCCGCGCACACGCAGCGGCAGCGCCACATTCTCGTAGGTCGTCATGTGGTCGAGCAGGCGGAAATCCTGGAAAACGACGCCGATCCGCCGGCGCATGTGCGGCAGGTCGCGCGGCGTGATGCGCGAGCGGTCCTTGCCGAAGACGGTGATCAGCCCGCGCGTCGGCTTCAGCGACAGGAAGAGCAGCCGCAACAGCGTGGTCTTGCCGGCGCCCGAGGGACCGCTCAGGAACTGGAACGAGCGCTCCGGCAGATGAAACGAGATGTCGCGGAGGATTTCCGGTCCCATCCCGTATCTCAAGCCGACATTCTCGAAGCGAATCACTGGAATTCCTCTGGGTCCGCGGCAGGCGTGCAGGTGGCGCCGCGCCGGTTCGCGGCAATGCCCAGACCTCCCACTTTTATGGTTAAGGGGCGGTTAAGATTCACAGGCGCTGGCGGCCGGGGCAGCGAAGCGTTAATCATTTGCGGCTACCTCGTGGGCAGGAAATGCGAAAGGATGCCGGCCGCATGGGCCATGACGACGACCATGCCGAAGATCATGCCCACAAGGCACGCCCGGTTTCCGGCGAAATCATGTCCGGGCCCCAGACGCGCGAGCCGAAGCCGCAGGCCGGCGGCGACGTTTCCGACGCGCAGTATGAGACGGTTTCCCCGGCTGCCGACGCCCCGCACGCCCGCTCCGCGCAGGCCGGCGCGGCCAGCAACGCGGCCGGCCCCGCCGGCATGGATTTCCTGAAGAACAAGACCCCCGGCGCGTCGCAGGGCACGCGGCGCGGCGGCGTCCTCTTCTGGGCGGCCGGCCTCCTCGCCGTCGCCCTCGCCTTCTGGATTTCCGGCGGCCACACGCTGGTCGGCGGCGGGCCGGCGGAGGTCGCCCCGGCGAAAACGCCGCTGCACATCGCCGACGTCAAAAGCCGCGTCGAGACGCGCGAGGGACGCGGCATCCTCTTCGTCGACGGCCGGGCCGAGAATCGCGGCGCGACGCCGCTGCCGCTGCCGCCGATCGAGATCGCCGTCACCGCCAATGACGGCGGCGTCATGCGCTACCGGCTGCCCGGCCGGGATACGGAATTGAAACCCGGCGACCGCTATTCCTTCTCCAGCCGGCTCGAAGCGCCGACCGCCGGGGTCAGGACGGTTTCCGTCGCATTTCAGGAGGACGAACGCTGATGCCAGTCGTGCGGGGCAAGGATATCGAGGTGCTGTTCAGCGCCTCCGCGATTGCCAGGCGCAATCTCGAGCTCGCCAAGGAGATTGCCGAACGGGACCATGACGACCTCCTCGTCATCTCGATCCTCAAGGGCTCGTTCGTCTTCGCCGCCGACCTGATCCGCGCCATGCACGACACCGGCATGTCTCCGGAGGTCGAGTTCATCTTCATCTCCAGC contains these protein-coding regions:
- the ftsE gene encoding cell division ATP-binding protein FtsE, whose translation is MIRFENVGLRYGMGPEILRDISFHLPERSFQFLSGPSGAGKTTLLRLLFLSLKPTRGLITVFGKDRSRITPRDLPHMRRRIGVVFQDFRLLDHMTTYENVALPLRVRGREEASYRADVVELLKWVGLGERMHVLPPVLSGGEKQRAAIARALIEQPRILLADEPTGNVDPPLARRLLRLFIELNRLGTAVVIATHDLNLMEQVDARRMVLEGGRLEIHD